A single Megachile rotundata isolate GNS110a chromosome 9, iyMegRotu1, whole genome shotgun sequence DNA region contains:
- the LOC143265184 gene encoding uncharacterized protein LOC143265184: protein MCRATFISLFFFKLIGLATFSIITVKKTKQYKKKTIFFIYNKLGICYNIILSCLVIGSTYITLPIIYNAEYFNKTTITTSIEILHGVLGNIVIGVTLFCYCCNQLAFVKFGNHLINILEELRRLREPVNRKRIVSVLTLIYFFELILLLVLTISDYLTFNSKFGYWLVNILPSSFVNWLFIQYYAVLLVMHAIFVNMNKIIENTFLSRTDDVQVNYLHRSCRVFIDSVKIQSLMQLRNIHGHLCNISVQVSHFYSLPILLGTSLKFVVSLYNSYYLFEPFLAKNMTVEPGIIINTLLWLIYLLYPIGLLTTKVTTVINEVRRIKELRSTDSSRHRC from the coding sequence ATGTGTCGTGCAACTTTCATCTCTTTATTCTTCTTCAAATTGATTGGTCTCGCGACATTTTCTATAATTACCGTCAAAAAAACAAAACAGTACAAAAAAAAGACCATATTCTTCATTTATAACAAACTGGGAATATGTTACAATATAATACTCAGTTGTTTGGTTATTGGATCGACTTACATCACACTGCCAATTATATATAACGCAGAGTATTTTAACAAAACAACCATAACGACAAGTATCGAAATTCTTCACGGAGTATTAGGCAACATAGTAATCGGCGTGACCTTATTCTGCTATTGTTGCAATCAATTAGCGTtcgtgaaatttggaaaccatTTGATTAATATCCTGGAGGAACTAAGACGTCTACGAGAACCGGTGAATCGAAAACGAATCGTGTCTgttttaacattaatttatttcttcgaaTTGATATTGCTCCTTGTTCTTACAATCAGTGattatttaacttttaattcGAAATTTGGCTATTGGTTAGTGAATATTTTACCGTCATCTTTTGTAAATTGGCTTTTCATTCAATATTATGCAGTATTGCTCGTGATGCATGCAATTTTTGTGAACATGAACAAAATCATAGAAAATACTTTCTTGAGTAGAACCGACGATGTTCAGGTAAATTATTTGCATCGATCTTGTCGCGTATTCATCGACAGCGTCAAAATTCAATCTCTTATGCAACTTCGAAATATTCACGGGCATCTCTGCAACATTTCCGTCCAAGTTTCGCATTTTTATTCTCTTCCAATTCTGTTGGGAACTAGTTTAAAATTCGTAGTATCACTGTATAATTCGTATTATCTATTCGAACCATTCCTGGCGAAGAATATGACCGTAGAACCTGGGATTATAATAAATACTCTGCTTTGGTTAATCTATCTCCTGTATCCAATCGGTTTGTTGACCACCAAAGTGACCACGGTCATTAACGAGGTAaggagaattaaagaattacgCAGCACCGATAGTAGTAGACACAGATGTTAG
- the LOC105663943 gene encoding putative gustatory receptor 28b — protein MLRFWCRRQESNLLQVEQTGSIVHALLNHTFDKEVKSELKQFSLQLLHQKVKFTANGYFVLDNTLFKSILSTVTTYLVILIQFQMGPVESSCNIGNCTCNDTDRKD, from the exons atgttgagaTTCTGGTGTAGACGTCAAGAGAGTAATTTGTTACAGGTCGAACAAACGGGAAGTATCGTTCACGCGTTATTGAATCATACGTTCGATAAAGAAGTGAAATCTGAG CTCAAACAGTTTTCGCTTCAGTTACTGCATCAAAAGGTCAAGTTTACGGCTAATGGATATTTTGTTCTTGATAACACTCTTTTTAAATCG ATACTCAGTACAGTGACGACGTATCTggtaattttaattcaatttcaaatgGGACCGGTGGAATCATCCTGTAACATCGGTAATTGCACGTGCAATGATACCGACAGAAAAGATTAA